The proteins below come from a single Chitinophaga pinensis DSM 2588 genomic window:
- a CDS encoding DUF779 domain-containing protein, with product MTARIIATAEAISLINELRHTHGPLMFHQSGGCCDGSQPMCFPEGEFKVGASDVCLGEIAGCKFYMSADQFNYWKHTQLILDVIRGRGSSFSLEIPLGVRFHTRSRVFTEEEMTELRIKN from the coding sequence ATGACCGCTCGAATCATAGCAACAGCTGAAGCCATATCCTTGATCAATGAGCTCCGTCACACGCATGGCCCCCTTATGTTTCATCAGAGTGGGGGCTGTTGTGACGGATCTCAACCGATGTGCTTTCCGGAAGGGGAATTTAAAGTAGGCGCATCGGATGTATGCCTGGGCGAAATCGCCGGGTGTAAATTTTATATGAGTGCGGACCAGTTTAACTACTGGAAACACACACAGCTGATTCTGGACGTCATCAGAGGACGTGGTAGTAGCTTTTCACTGGAAATTCCATTGGGAGTCAGGTTTCATACCCGTTCCCGGGTGTTTACGGAGGAGGAGATGACGGAACTAAGAATTAAGAATTAA